One Nocardiopsis gilva YIM 90087 genomic window, GTGCCGGACACCCCGTATCCGGACGCCGCGAGGAGGTCGTGCACGGGGCGGACGCGGTCGACGGAGGCGAGGGCGGCCACCACCCGCTCCGGGTGGTGCCGGCGGAGGGCCTCGCCGATCACCGCGTCGTCTCCGCCGCCGAAGAAGATGGCGTCGGGGGCCGGGCGCTCGGCACGGTCGGCCAGGGACGCGGGAGCGCGGCCTTCGCAGACCTCGACACGGACGCCGTGCGCGCGGGCGTTGCGGCGGATGCGGGCGCAGTCGTCGGGGTTCTTCTCGAAGGCGACCGCGTACGCGCCGAAGCGGGCGCACTCGACGGCCACGGAACCGCTGCCGGCACCTACGTCCCACACCACCGTTCCGGGTCGCGGGGCGAGGTGGGCGAGCGCGAGGGCGCGCACCTCGGCCTTGGTGATCATCGATTCCCGGTGGGCGAACTCCGCCTCGGGCAGCGCCCAGCCGTCCGGGGCACCGTGGTGGCCGGGCATCCAGGTCATGGCCGACGCCACCGCGTGCCGTGGTTCGACGGCGAGCACGACGTTGGGATGCGCCCAGGCCCGCCCGGCGTCGCCTTCCTGCTCGACGCGGGCCACTTCCTCGTCGTCGGTGCCGAGACGCTGGGCGACATACACATCGCGACCGGCGCGCAGCAGTTCGGGGATGAAGGCGCCGGGTTCCGCCGAGCCGGGGGCGGTGAGGATGGCGGCCTTGGGGTGCGCCAGGGCGGCGGCCAGAGCGCGGCGGGCCGAGCGCCCCGACGCGGCGCGCCCGTGGGCCGACAGGATGACAGCGTCGTCCCAGGGCAGGCCGACGCGGGCGAAGGCGGTGGCGACCGAGGAGACGGCCGGGACCACCCGGGGCCGGGCGCCTCGCGCGCGCAGCGCGCGGACGATCCCGAAGAACCCGGGGTCGCCGGACGCCAGCACGGCGACCGGGCCCTCCCAGGCCATGACCTGGTCCAGGACGGGGTCGAGGGCGCCCATGGGGATGCGGTGGGCGCTCTCGGGCACGTCGACGGCGTCGAGGTGCCGACGCGCTCCGGCCACGCAGGTGGCCGTCTGAAGCGCCGCGGTGGCCTGCTCCCCGAGCCGCCCACCGTCGAGCCCGATGACGGTGATCACGTGGGGGTGTCTCCGGCGGTCACGGTACGGATCTGGATGTCGGTCACGGACACCAAGCATCCCAGATCACGACGGCCGCGCGCGCTCCGGGCCGGTCGGCGCCTCCGAGGCGGCGCCCAGATGACGGGGCGGAACACGCGAGGCGGACGCTGTCAAGGGCGCCCACACCCCCGATGGGGGAAATACGAGCACCCCCATAGGGGGATATCCACGCTCCCCCTTACC contains:
- the cbiE gene encoding precorrin-6y C5,15-methyltransferase (decarboxylating) subunit CbiE, yielding MITVIGLDGGRLGEQATAALQTATCVAGARRHLDAVDVPESAHRIPMGALDPVLDQVMAWEGPVAVLASGDPGFFGIVRALRARGARPRVVPAVSSVATAFARVGLPWDDAVILSAHGRAASGRSARRALAAALAHPKAAILTAPGSAEPGAFIPELLRAGRDVYVAQRLGTDDEEVARVEQEGDAGRAWAHPNVVLAVEPRHAVASAMTWMPGHHGAPDGWALPEAEFAHRESMITKAEVRALALAHLAPRPGTVVWDVGAGSGSVAVECARFGAYAVAFEKNPDDCARIRRNARAHGVRVEVCEGRAPASLADRAERPAPDAIFFGGGDDAVIGEALRRHHPERVVAALASVDRVRPVHDLLAASGYGVSGTQIQASRLAPLPNGSLRFAAVNPVTLLWGLRPDAGDAEDGRPAHGTIGRSAGPEGTTDHPGQQQEREGTT